A region of the Anaerohalosphaeraceae bacterium genome:
CCTCGACCTCCACACGGGCCTTGGCGGGCAGATAATGAACATCCAGAATCTTGCCGTCTTTGTCCTCGATAATCACCTGCGGGTGCTTGTCCCCTTTGTGCTCGATAATCACCGGCTTGCCGCGCTGCCCCTTGCGCTCTTCTTCCAGCCGCATCGTTTCGCCTTCGATCACATCCACCAGACGAACCATGCCGGCTACTTCCGCCAGAATCGGAACGCGGTGCGGGTCCCAGGCGAACAGACGCTCGCCCTTCTTGACCCGCTGGCCTTCCTGTACCAGAATCTCGCCGCCGTACGGAACCTTAAACCGTTCCAGTTCGCGGTCTTTCTCATCCACCAGAAGCATCTCGCCGCTGCGCTTGAGGGCCACCATCTTCTTCTGGCCTTCTTCTTCCGTTTCCACAACGTTCAGGTCCAGGTATTTGACGATGCCGTCGCGCGGGGCCTTCTGGTCATTCTCAATCAGCGTCACCGCCGCAATGCCGCCGGTGTGGAAGGTTCTCATCGTCAGCTGGGTTCCGGGCTCGCCGATTGACTGGGCGGCGATGATGCCCACCGCCAGCCCTTCCTCCGCCAGCTGACCGGTGCTCATATCCCATCCGTAGCACTTGGCACACACGCCCAGCGGGCTCTCGCAGGTCAGCGGGCTGCGCACGCGAATCGCCTCCAGGCCCAGCTGCTCAATCTTCTCCGCCGCTTCCGGCGTAATCACTTCATTTTCCCGGACAATCATCTCGTCCGTAATCGGGTTGCGGATGTTGTCGCGGGCCGTGCGGCCGATAATCAGCTGCTTGAGCGGCACATCCACCGTCTCGCCCTTGTACACCGTCGATTTCGTAATCCCCTGCAGCGTGCCGCAGTCATGCTCGCGGATAATCACATTCTGCGCCACATCCGCCAGTTTTCGCGTCAGATAACCCGAGTCGGCCGTCTTGAGGGCTGTATCCGCCAGCCCCTTGCGGGCTCCGTGCGTCGAGCTGAAGTATTCCAGCACGTTCAGACCCTCGCGGAAGTTCGACTTAATCGGCGTTTCGATAATCTCTCCGCTGGGCTTGGCCATCAGGGCCCGCATGCCGGCCAGCTGCTGAATCTGGTCGATGCTGCCGCGGGCACCCGAATGACGCATCACCCAAATCGGGTTCAGGTAGGGCTTGCCGTCGCGGATGTCGTTCTGCATTGCCCGCATCATCGCATTGGTCACCTGAACGCGGGCATGGGTCCAGGCGTCAATAATCTGGTTGTAGCGCTCCCCTTCCGTCAGAACGCCCGCATTGAAGTTCTTCATAATGCGGTCGACCTTCTTCTGGGTCGCTTCGATAATCGCCTGCTTCTCCGGCGGAATCCGCAGGTCCATCAGGCCGAAACTCATCCCCGACAGGGTTGCCTGCTTGAAGCCCAGCTCCTTGATGTCGTCCAGCAGATGAATTGTCGCTCGGCAGCCCGCTTTTTTGTAGGTATCCTCAATCACCTGGCCCAGCCGTTTCTTGTCCATCACAATGTTGTAGAACGGCAGTTCCGGCGGCAGGATGTCATTAAACAGACACCGCCCGGGCGTCGTCTCAATCACCGGACCTTTTTCCCGGCCCCGCTCGCCCAGCACTTCCTTGCCTTCCGGCAGACGAACCTTGACCCGCGCATGCGGGCTCACAACGCCCAGATTCAGAGCCGTTATCGCTTCCATCGGGTCGCGGAAGCACATTCCCTCGCCCTTCTGCTTGTCCGCCATATAGGTGATGTAGAAGTTGCCCAGCACGATATCCTGCGAGGCATTGAGCATCGGCGAACCGTTGGCGGGCGAGAAAATGTTGTTTGTGGACATAATCAGCGTATGCGCTTCCACCTGCGCCTCGATGCTCAGCGGCAGATGCACCGCCATCTGGTCGCCGTCAAAGTCCGCGTTAAAGCCGCCGCAGACCAGCGGGTGAAGCATAATCGCGTTGCCCTCCACCAGCACCGGCTCAAACGCCTGAATGCCCATCCGGTGCAGCGTCGGAGCCCGGTTCAGCAGAACCGGATGCTGATGAATCACTTCCTCCAGAATATCCCAGACCTGCTCATCCCGCCGCTCGAGCATCCGCTTGGCGCTTTTGATGGTATCCGCCAGACCGCGCTCTTTGAGCTTGCGGATGATAAACGGCTGATACAGTTCCAGGGCAATCTTTTTGGGAAGACCGCACTGATACAGCTTCAGGTGCGGACCGACGACAATCACCGACCGGGCCGAATAGTCGACCCGCTTGCCCAGCAGGTTCTCGCGGAAGCGTCCCTGCTTGCCCTTGATCATGTCCGTCAGACTCTTGAGCGGACGGTTGTTGCTGCCCAGCACCGGCCGGCGGCACCGCCCGTTGTCCAGCAGCGAATCCACCGCCTGCTGCAGCATCCGCTTTTCGTTGCGGATAATCACTTCCGGTGCATTGAGGTCTATCAGCTTCTTGAGACGGTTGTTGCGATTGATGATGCGCCGATACAAATCGTTCAGGTCGCTGGTGGCGAAATTGCCGCTTTCCAGCTGCACCAGCGGCCGCAAATCCGGCGGAATCACCGGAATCACCTCCAGCACCATCCACTCCGGCTTGTTTTCACTGGCCCGAATCGCATTCACCAGCTTCAGACGCTTGGTCAGGTCCTTAATCTTCTGCTTGCTGGTCGTCTCGTTGATGGCCGCCCGAAGCTCCTCGCTCAGCGCCGCCAAATCCAGCTTGCTGAGCAGCTCTTTGATGGCTTCGGCCCCCATCGATGCCTTAAAACAGTTGCCGTATTTGCTGATGGCTTCCCGATATTCATCCTCCGTCAGCAGCTGCTTGGCCTTCAGCGGACTCTGTCCGGGGTCGGTGACGACGTAGTCCTGAAAATACACAATCTTTTCAATGTCCGTCGTCTTCATCCCCAGCAGCGTGCTCAGCCGGCTCGGCATCGCCTTGAAAAACCAGATATGCACCACCGGTGCCGCCAGGTTGATATGCCCCATCCGCTTGCGCCGAACGCGGCTGTGCGTCACCTTCACCCCGCACCGGTCGCAGATAATTCCCTTGAATTTCGTCCCCTTGTATTTCCCGCAGGCGCATTCCCAGTCCCGCTCCGGACCGAAAATCCGCTCACAGAACAAGCCGTCCTTTTCCGGCCGATAGGTTCGGTAGTTGATCGTCTCGGGCTTGCGGACCTCCCCGAACGACCAGCTCCGAATGTCATTCGGACTGGCCAGCGAAATCTTCACCGAACCGTAATCATTGATTCGATCGTAAATCGTCTCTGCCATAATAGGACCCGCTCCGTTTTCTATCCTGTTTCCTGTTTGTTATCGCACCCAGCCTCAACCCCGCTTACAGCGGCACGGCCCCCAGCCGCTTTTTCTCCAGCTGGATATTCAGGCCCAGCCCCCGGATTTCATTGCAGAGCACATCAAACGAAATCGGTGTGCCCGCCTCCAGAGTATTGGTGCCCTTGACCATCGATTCATAAATCTTGGTGCGTCCTTCAATATCATCGCTCTTGACCGTCAGCAGCTCCTGAAGCGTATAGGCCGCTCCGTACGCCTCCAGCGCCCAGACTTCCATTTCGCCGAACCGCTGGCCGCCCGTGCGGGCCTTGCCGCCCAGCGGCTGCTGCGTAATCAGACTGTACGGTCCCGTCGAGCGGGCGTGAATCTTGTCATCCACCAGATGATGCAGCTTCATCATATAGATGTAGCCGATGGTCACTTCCTGGTCAAACGGCTCGCCCGTCCGCCCGTCATAAATCCGCGTTTTGAGCATCGGCGGAATCTGCGTAAACAGCTCGTCCGCCGGCGGCGCCTGCTTCTTCTCTTCG
Encoded here:
- the rpoC gene encoding DNA-directed RNA polymerase subunit beta', with product MAETIYDRINDYGSVKISLASPNDIRSWSFGEVRKPETINYRTYRPEKDGLFCERIFGPERDWECACGKYKGTKFKGIICDRCGVKVTHSRVRRKRMGHINLAAPVVHIWFFKAMPSRLSTLLGMKTTDIEKIVYFQDYVVTDPGQSPLKAKQLLTEDEYREAISKYGNCFKASMGAEAIKELLSKLDLAALSEELRAAINETTSKQKIKDLTKRLKLVNAIRASENKPEWMVLEVIPVIPPDLRPLVQLESGNFATSDLNDLYRRIINRNNRLKKLIDLNAPEVIIRNEKRMLQQAVDSLLDNGRCRRPVLGSNNRPLKSLTDMIKGKQGRFRENLLGKRVDYSARSVIVVGPHLKLYQCGLPKKIALELYQPFIIRKLKERGLADTIKSAKRMLERRDEQVWDILEEVIHQHPVLLNRAPTLHRMGIQAFEPVLVEGNAIMLHPLVCGGFNADFDGDQMAVHLPLSIEAQVEAHTLIMSTNNIFSPANGSPMLNASQDIVLGNFYITYMADKQKGEGMCFRDPMEAITALNLGVVSPHARVKVRLPEGKEVLGERGREKGPVIETTPGRCLFNDILPPELPFYNIVMDKKRLGQVIEDTYKKAGCRATIHLLDDIKELGFKQATLSGMSFGLMDLRIPPEKQAIIEATQKKVDRIMKNFNAGVLTEGERYNQIIDAWTHARVQVTNAMMRAMQNDIRDGKPYLNPIWVMRHSGARGSIDQIQQLAGMRALMAKPSGEIIETPIKSNFREGLNVLEYFSSTHGARKGLADTALKTADSGYLTRKLADVAQNVIIREHDCGTLQGITKSTVYKGETVDVPLKQLIIGRTARDNIRNPITDEMIVRENEVITPEAAEKIEQLGLEAIRVRSPLTCESPLGVCAKCYGWDMSTGQLAEEGLAVGIIAAQSIGEPGTQLTMRTFHTGGIAAVTLIENDQKAPRDGIVKYLDLNVVETEEEGQKKMVALKRSGEMLLVDEKDRELERFKVPYGGEILVQEGQRVKKGERLFAWDPHRVPILAEVAGMVRLVDVIEGETMRLEEERKGQRGKPVIIEHKGDKHPQVIIEDKDGKILDVHYLPAKARVEVEEGQEVKAGTLLARLPRSTSGTQDITGGLPRVTEIFEARKPKEPAAMAEISGVVELKADKRRGKMTIIIRNESGMEKEHHVPRDRHLNFHTGDHVQAGDALTDGPLVPHDILRIKGEEALQRYLLREIQNVYRAQSVNINDKHIEIIIAQMMNKVEIESVGDSPFLPGEVVEKSEFRRVNAELSKSLRVVEKGDTDLQEGQLVSKEVLEAANEKAAMLGGTPAKGKKPRPATANTLLLGITKASLQSESFISAASFQETTKVLTEAALAGKVDYLLGLKENVILGHLIPAGTAFKRYLDMRIKHLAEPPVPKQLEELREAKEAEAAKDRAVKAALGLE